Proteins found in one Lepisosteus oculatus isolate fLepOcu1 chromosome 22, fLepOcu1.hap2, whole genome shotgun sequence genomic segment:
- the pop5 gene encoding ribonuclease P/MRP protein subunit POP5 has translation MVRFKSRYLLCEVRMSDPPSLQLLDDRSVFTALRNAVSRAHGDYGAGVCGLSFAVKYLNARTGVLFLRCRKSHYRLIWSALPFVSSLESRGQRLPCAVDCLHVGGTIRTCQKFLIRYNARQIQRLLPQCRSEEECVEVRRAVMSCSLKELEEEEEDEEVC, from the exons ATGGTGCGATTCAAGTCGAG ATACCTGCTGTGCGAGGTGCGGATGTCGGACCCGCCGTCCCTCCAGCTGCTGGACGATCGCTCCGTGTTCACGGCCTTGAGGAACGCGGTCTCCCGAGCTCATGGGGACTACGGAGCTGGGGTCTGCGGCCTCTCCTTCGCAG TGAAGTACCTGAACGCCCGGACAGGGGTGCTGTTCCTGCGCTGCCGCAAGAGCCACTACCGCCTGATCTGGTCGGCGCTGCCCTTCGTCAGCAGCCTGGAGAGCCGGGGCCAGCGGCTGCCCTGCGCCGTCGACTGCCTGCACGTGGGGG GGACCATCCGGACCTGCCAGAAGTTCCTGATCCGGTACAACGCGCGCCAGATCCAGCGCCTGCTGCCGCAGTGCCGCAGCGAGG AGGAGTGCGTGGAGGTGCGCAGGGCAGTGATGAGCTGCTCGCTGAAGGAGcttgaggaagaggaggaggatgaagagGTCTGCTGA
- the rnf10 gene encoding E3 ubiquitin-protein ligase RNF10 isoform X1, which produces MLDWPELAHTNTRVRSTDMEKNTSNNASSKVPPRSGSAGPASGDSKPKADSKNGSGQKQRYSRKREPSFPKTESFPGQRRPPPQKGKAFDKRPPQRGGGGRQYGGTGGGRREEVAEAQRAEFSPAQFAGPKKISLNHLLNFTFEPRGHSGQGSEGHSGWGRRNKWGHKHKPFNKELFLQANCQFVVMDDQDYTAHFTDPDTLVNWDCVQQVRIYSHEVPSCPICLYPPLAAQITRCGHIFCWPCILHFLSLSERSWSKCPICYEAVHSRDLKSVVAMETRQYLVGDTITMQLMRREKGVLVALPSSQWVKVEEPIRLGDQSFSLYSKLLLASHEQVLQQVVWEERAALEKQLQEEQDRAEACFIQAALQELQEREAVLMKAAPEDGVSAELSLSALTLNEPPSSPVLESHSSTSSSKPILQYSSAFDDEVVDLPDSVCEEPPQVPSEAPLVLEPEPELKSVPELKAEPDLKQEPSVPESPSKQEAVPETTGNRPYYYFYQAEDGQQMFLHPVNVRCLVREYGSLECSPSTITASVVEIDGHTVSEELRRRHRYLSHLPLTCEFSICELALQPPLLSKVTLDTFADDLEKRRRFRQKKARDERRREKRIEIEENKKQGKYPEVHIGLENLQQFPAFGLPPADSSPPVHSEFLLPPPSPLSSSPTSDGVSPVFPSLRGHSPPACVGSLEDDSHCPSFAQMLRDGKARAESWPKVPPKNAEVLLAPPAPDSDGESDGSDRVPVPSFQNSFSQAFEAALLQLDHGTQAPAEPVLLAEEKGGKRRKRKQKLLFSTSMVHTK; this is translated from the exons ATGCTCGACTGGCCGGAGCTGGCCCACACCAACACCCGCGTCAGGAGCACAGACATGGAGAAAAACACCAGCAACAACGCCAGCAGCAAGGTCCCGCCCAGATCCGGTTCGGCCGGACCGGCTTCGGGCGATTCTAAACCCAAAGCAG ACAGCAAGAATGGCAGCGGACAGAAGCAGCGCTACAGCCGCAAGCGGGAGCCGTCCTTTCCCAAGACAGAGAGTTTCCCCGGCCAGCGCCGCCCCCCCCCACAGAAAGGCAAGGCCTTTGACAAGCGGCCCCCCCAGAGAGGGGGTGGTGGCCGGCAGTATGGGGGCACAGGAGGGGGACGCAGAGAAGAG GTAGCAGAAGCTCAGCGGGCCGAGTTCAGCCCGGCCCAGTTTGCAGGACCCAAGAAGATTAGCCTGAACCACCTGCTGAACTTCACCTTTGAGCCGCGGGGCCACAGCGGACAGGGTTCCGAGGGCCACAGCGGCTGGGGCCGCCGCAACAAGTGGGGCCACAAGCACAAGCCCTTCAACAAGGAGCTCTTCCTCCAGGCCAA CTGCCAGTTTGTGGTGATGGATGATCAGGACTACACTGCCCACTTCACCGACCCGGACACACTGGTCAACTGGGACTGTGTACAGCAGGTG CGCATCTACAGCCACGAGGTGCCCTCATGCCCCATCTGCCTGTACCCGCCACTCGCCGCCCAGATAACGCGCTGCGGCCACATCTTCTGCTGGCCCTGCATTCTGCACTTCCTGTCCCTGAGTGAGCGCAGCTGGAGCAAGTGCCCCATCTGCTACGAGGCAGTGCACAGCCGGGATCTCAAGAG CGTGGTTGCCATGGAGACACGCCAGTACCTGGTGGGCGACACCATCACCATGCAGCTGATGCGCCGGGAGAAGGGGGTTCTGGTGGCACTGCCCAGCTCACAGTGGGTCAAGGTGGAGGAGCCGATCCGGCTTGGGG ACCAGAGTTTCAGCCTGTACTCCAAGTTGCTGTTGGCCTCTCACGAGCAGGTTCTGCAGCAGGTGGTGTGGGAGGAGAGGGCTGCCCTGGAGAAACAGCTGCAGGAAGAGCAGGACCGTGCTGAGGCCTGTTTCATACAGGCAGCCTTACAGGAGCTGCAG gagagggaggcagtgttaATGAAGGCAGCCCCAGAAGATGGGGTCAGCGCTGAGCTCAGTCTGTCTGCCCTGACCCTGAATGAGCCTCCTTCATCCCCTGTGCTGGAGTCCCATTCCTCCACAAGCAGCAGCAAG CCCATACTGCAGTATTCCTCTGCCTTCGATGACGAGGTTGTTGACCTCCCtgactctgtgtgtgaggagccTCCCCAGGTCCCCTCAGAGGCCCCTCTGGTCTTGGAACCCGAACCAGAGCTGAAGTCAGTGCCAGAACTGAAAGCAGAACCAGACCTGAAACAGGAACCCTCTGTGCCAGAATCACCCAGTAAACAGGAGGCCGTGCCCGAAACTACAGGAAACAGACCCTACTACTACTTCTACCAGG CGGAGGACGGCCAGCAGATGTTCCTGCACCCGGTGAACGTGCGCTGCCTCGTGAGAGAGTACGGCAGCCTGGAGTGCAGCCCCTCTACCATCACTGCATCCGTGGTGGAGATTGACGGGCACACCGTCAGTGAG GAGTTGCGTCGACGCCACCGCTACCTGTCTCACCTGCCCCTCACCTGCGAGTTTAGTATCTGCGAGCTGGCTCTGCAGCCCCCCCTGCTGTCCAAGGTGACTCTGGACACCTTTGCAG ATGACCTGGAAAAGAGGAGGCGCTTTCGCCAGAAGAAGGCAAGAGACGAGAGGCGGAGAGAGAAACGCATCGAGATTGAGGAGAACAAGAAGCAAGGAAAat ACCCGGAAGTGCACATCgggctggagaacctgcagCAGTTCCCAGCGTTTGGGTTGCCCCCTGCTGACAGCAGCCCTCCAGTGCACTCAGAGTTTCTATTGCCCCCACCTTCCCCCCTGAGCTCCAGCCCCACATCTG ATGGTGTGAGTCCAGTGTTTCCCTCCCTGAGGGGCCACAGCCCCCCGGCCTGTGTGGGCAGCTTGGAGGATGACTCCCACTGCCCTTCTTTTGCGCAG aTGCTGCGTGATGGCAAGGCCCGGGCAGAAAGCTGGCCCAAGGTCCCCCCGAAGAACG CAGAGGTGCTCCTCGCCCCCCCGGCACCGGACAGCGATGGGGAGAGCGATGGTTCGGATCGGGTCCCAGTGCCCAGCTTCCAGAACTCCTTCAGCCAGGCCTTCGAGGCAGCGCTGCTGCAGCTGGACCATGGCACCCAGGCCCCAGCCGAGCCCGTCCTGCTTGCAG AGGAGAAGGGTggcaagaggaggaagaggaagcagAAGCTCTTGTTCAGCACTTCAATGGTTCACACTAAATAG
- the rnf10 gene encoding E3 ubiquitin-protein ligase RNF10 isoform X3, with protein MLDWPELAHTNTRVRSTDMEKNTSNNASSKVPPRSGSAGPASGDSKPKADSKNGSGQKQRYSRKREPSFPKTESFPGQRRPPPQKGKAFDKRPPQRGGGGRQYGGTGGGRREEVAEAQRAEFSPAQFAGPKKISLNHLLNFTFEPRGHSGQGSEGHSGWGRRNKWGHKHKPFNKELFLQANCQFVVMDDQDYTAHFTDPDTLVNWDCVQQVRIYSHEVPSCPICLYPPLAAQITRCGHIFCWPCILHFLSLSERSWSKCPICYEAVHSRDLKSVVAMETRQYLVGDTITMQLMRREKGVLVALPSSQWVKVEEPIRLGDQSFSLYSKLLLASHEQVLQQVVWEERAALEKQLQEEQDRAEACFIQAALQELQEREAVLMKAAPEDGVSAELSLSALTLNEPPSSPVLESHSSTSSSKPILQYSSAFDDEVVDLPDSVCEEPPQVPSEAPLVLEPEPELKSVPELKAEPDLKQEPSVPESPSKQEAVPETTGNRPYYYFYQAEDGQQMFLHPVNVRCLVREYGSLECSPSTITASVVEIDGHTVSEELRRRHRYLSHLPLTCEFSICELALQPPLLSKVTLDTFADDLEKRRRFRQKKARDERRREKRIEIEENKKQGKYGVSPVFPSLRGHSPPACVGSLEDDSHCPSFAQMLRDGKARAESWPKVPPKNAEVLLAPPAPDSDGESDGSDRVPVPSFQNSFSQAFEAALLQLDHGTQAPAEPVLLAEEKGGKRRKRKQKLLFSTSMVHTK; from the exons ATGCTCGACTGGCCGGAGCTGGCCCACACCAACACCCGCGTCAGGAGCACAGACATGGAGAAAAACACCAGCAACAACGCCAGCAGCAAGGTCCCGCCCAGATCCGGTTCGGCCGGACCGGCTTCGGGCGATTCTAAACCCAAAGCAG ACAGCAAGAATGGCAGCGGACAGAAGCAGCGCTACAGCCGCAAGCGGGAGCCGTCCTTTCCCAAGACAGAGAGTTTCCCCGGCCAGCGCCGCCCCCCCCCACAGAAAGGCAAGGCCTTTGACAAGCGGCCCCCCCAGAGAGGGGGTGGTGGCCGGCAGTATGGGGGCACAGGAGGGGGACGCAGAGAAGAG GTAGCAGAAGCTCAGCGGGCCGAGTTCAGCCCGGCCCAGTTTGCAGGACCCAAGAAGATTAGCCTGAACCACCTGCTGAACTTCACCTTTGAGCCGCGGGGCCACAGCGGACAGGGTTCCGAGGGCCACAGCGGCTGGGGCCGCCGCAACAAGTGGGGCCACAAGCACAAGCCCTTCAACAAGGAGCTCTTCCTCCAGGCCAA CTGCCAGTTTGTGGTGATGGATGATCAGGACTACACTGCCCACTTCACCGACCCGGACACACTGGTCAACTGGGACTGTGTACAGCAGGTG CGCATCTACAGCCACGAGGTGCCCTCATGCCCCATCTGCCTGTACCCGCCACTCGCCGCCCAGATAACGCGCTGCGGCCACATCTTCTGCTGGCCCTGCATTCTGCACTTCCTGTCCCTGAGTGAGCGCAGCTGGAGCAAGTGCCCCATCTGCTACGAGGCAGTGCACAGCCGGGATCTCAAGAG CGTGGTTGCCATGGAGACACGCCAGTACCTGGTGGGCGACACCATCACCATGCAGCTGATGCGCCGGGAGAAGGGGGTTCTGGTGGCACTGCCCAGCTCACAGTGGGTCAAGGTGGAGGAGCCGATCCGGCTTGGGG ACCAGAGTTTCAGCCTGTACTCCAAGTTGCTGTTGGCCTCTCACGAGCAGGTTCTGCAGCAGGTGGTGTGGGAGGAGAGGGCTGCCCTGGAGAAACAGCTGCAGGAAGAGCAGGACCGTGCTGAGGCCTGTTTCATACAGGCAGCCTTACAGGAGCTGCAG gagagggaggcagtgttaATGAAGGCAGCCCCAGAAGATGGGGTCAGCGCTGAGCTCAGTCTGTCTGCCCTGACCCTGAATGAGCCTCCTTCATCCCCTGTGCTGGAGTCCCATTCCTCCACAAGCAGCAGCAAG CCCATACTGCAGTATTCCTCTGCCTTCGATGACGAGGTTGTTGACCTCCCtgactctgtgtgtgaggagccTCCCCAGGTCCCCTCAGAGGCCCCTCTGGTCTTGGAACCCGAACCAGAGCTGAAGTCAGTGCCAGAACTGAAAGCAGAACCAGACCTGAAACAGGAACCCTCTGTGCCAGAATCACCCAGTAAACAGGAGGCCGTGCCCGAAACTACAGGAAACAGACCCTACTACTACTTCTACCAGG CGGAGGACGGCCAGCAGATGTTCCTGCACCCGGTGAACGTGCGCTGCCTCGTGAGAGAGTACGGCAGCCTGGAGTGCAGCCCCTCTACCATCACTGCATCCGTGGTGGAGATTGACGGGCACACCGTCAGTGAG GAGTTGCGTCGACGCCACCGCTACCTGTCTCACCTGCCCCTCACCTGCGAGTTTAGTATCTGCGAGCTGGCTCTGCAGCCCCCCCTGCTGTCCAAGGTGACTCTGGACACCTTTGCAG ATGACCTGGAAAAGAGGAGGCGCTTTCGCCAGAAGAAGGCAAGAGACGAGAGGCGGAGAGAGAAACGCATCGAGATTGAGGAGAACAAGAAGCAAGGAAAat ATGGTGTGAGTCCAGTGTTTCCCTCCCTGAGGGGCCACAGCCCCCCGGCCTGTGTGGGCAGCTTGGAGGATGACTCCCACTGCCCTTCTTTTGCGCAG aTGCTGCGTGATGGCAAGGCCCGGGCAGAAAGCTGGCCCAAGGTCCCCCCGAAGAACG CAGAGGTGCTCCTCGCCCCCCCGGCACCGGACAGCGATGGGGAGAGCGATGGTTCGGATCGGGTCCCAGTGCCCAGCTTCCAGAACTCCTTCAGCCAGGCCTTCGAGGCAGCGCTGCTGCAGCTGGACCATGGCACCCAGGCCCCAGCCGAGCCCGTCCTGCTTGCAG AGGAGAAGGGTggcaagaggaggaagaggaagcagAAGCTCTTGTTCAGCACTTCAATGGTTCACACTAAATAG
- the rnf10 gene encoding E3 ubiquitin-protein ligase RNF10 isoform X2 — protein sequence MLDWPELAHTNTRVRSTDMEKNTSNNASSKVPPRSGSAGPASGDSKPKADSKNGSGQKQRYSRKREPSFPKTESFPGQRRPPPQKGKAFDKRPPQRGGGGRQYGGTGGGRREEVAEAQRAEFSPAQFAGPKKISLNHLLNFTFEPRGHSGQGSEGHSGWGRRNKWGHKHKPFNKELFLQANCQFVVMDDQDYTAHFTDPDTLVNWDCVQQVRIYSHEVPSCPICLYPPLAAQITRCGHIFCWPCILHFLSLSERSWSKCPICYEAVHSRDLKSVVAMETRQYLVGDTITMQLMRREKGVLVALPSSQWVKVEEPIRLGDQSFSLYSKLLLASHEQVLQQVVWEERAALEKQLQEEQDRAEACFIQAALQELQEREAVLMKAAPEDGVSAELSLSALTLNEPPSSPVLESHSSTSSSKPILQYSSAFDDEVVDLPDSVCEEPPQVPSEAPLVLEPEPELKSVPELKAEPDLKQEPSVPESPSKQEAVPETTGNRPYYYFYQAEDGQQMFLHPVNVRCLVREYGSLECSPSTITASVVEIDGHTVSEELRRRHRYLSHLPLTCEFSICELALQPPLLSKVTLDTFADDLEKRRRFRQKKARDERRREKRIEIEENKKQGKYPEVHIGLENLQQFPAFGLPPADSSPPVHSEFLLPPPSPLSSSPTSDGVSPVFPSLRGHSPPACVGSLEDDSHCPSFAQMLRDGKARAESWPKVPPKNEVLLAPPAPDSDGESDGSDRVPVPSFQNSFSQAFEAALLQLDHGTQAPAEPVLLAEEKGGKRRKRKQKLLFSTSMVHTK from the exons ATGCTCGACTGGCCGGAGCTGGCCCACACCAACACCCGCGTCAGGAGCACAGACATGGAGAAAAACACCAGCAACAACGCCAGCAGCAAGGTCCCGCCCAGATCCGGTTCGGCCGGACCGGCTTCGGGCGATTCTAAACCCAAAGCAG ACAGCAAGAATGGCAGCGGACAGAAGCAGCGCTACAGCCGCAAGCGGGAGCCGTCCTTTCCCAAGACAGAGAGTTTCCCCGGCCAGCGCCGCCCCCCCCCACAGAAAGGCAAGGCCTTTGACAAGCGGCCCCCCCAGAGAGGGGGTGGTGGCCGGCAGTATGGGGGCACAGGAGGGGGACGCAGAGAAGAG GTAGCAGAAGCTCAGCGGGCCGAGTTCAGCCCGGCCCAGTTTGCAGGACCCAAGAAGATTAGCCTGAACCACCTGCTGAACTTCACCTTTGAGCCGCGGGGCCACAGCGGACAGGGTTCCGAGGGCCACAGCGGCTGGGGCCGCCGCAACAAGTGGGGCCACAAGCACAAGCCCTTCAACAAGGAGCTCTTCCTCCAGGCCAA CTGCCAGTTTGTGGTGATGGATGATCAGGACTACACTGCCCACTTCACCGACCCGGACACACTGGTCAACTGGGACTGTGTACAGCAGGTG CGCATCTACAGCCACGAGGTGCCCTCATGCCCCATCTGCCTGTACCCGCCACTCGCCGCCCAGATAACGCGCTGCGGCCACATCTTCTGCTGGCCCTGCATTCTGCACTTCCTGTCCCTGAGTGAGCGCAGCTGGAGCAAGTGCCCCATCTGCTACGAGGCAGTGCACAGCCGGGATCTCAAGAG CGTGGTTGCCATGGAGACACGCCAGTACCTGGTGGGCGACACCATCACCATGCAGCTGATGCGCCGGGAGAAGGGGGTTCTGGTGGCACTGCCCAGCTCACAGTGGGTCAAGGTGGAGGAGCCGATCCGGCTTGGGG ACCAGAGTTTCAGCCTGTACTCCAAGTTGCTGTTGGCCTCTCACGAGCAGGTTCTGCAGCAGGTGGTGTGGGAGGAGAGGGCTGCCCTGGAGAAACAGCTGCAGGAAGAGCAGGACCGTGCTGAGGCCTGTTTCATACAGGCAGCCTTACAGGAGCTGCAG gagagggaggcagtgttaATGAAGGCAGCCCCAGAAGATGGGGTCAGCGCTGAGCTCAGTCTGTCTGCCCTGACCCTGAATGAGCCTCCTTCATCCCCTGTGCTGGAGTCCCATTCCTCCACAAGCAGCAGCAAG CCCATACTGCAGTATTCCTCTGCCTTCGATGACGAGGTTGTTGACCTCCCtgactctgtgtgtgaggagccTCCCCAGGTCCCCTCAGAGGCCCCTCTGGTCTTGGAACCCGAACCAGAGCTGAAGTCAGTGCCAGAACTGAAAGCAGAACCAGACCTGAAACAGGAACCCTCTGTGCCAGAATCACCCAGTAAACAGGAGGCCGTGCCCGAAACTACAGGAAACAGACCCTACTACTACTTCTACCAGG CGGAGGACGGCCAGCAGATGTTCCTGCACCCGGTGAACGTGCGCTGCCTCGTGAGAGAGTACGGCAGCCTGGAGTGCAGCCCCTCTACCATCACTGCATCCGTGGTGGAGATTGACGGGCACACCGTCAGTGAG GAGTTGCGTCGACGCCACCGCTACCTGTCTCACCTGCCCCTCACCTGCGAGTTTAGTATCTGCGAGCTGGCTCTGCAGCCCCCCCTGCTGTCCAAGGTGACTCTGGACACCTTTGCAG ATGACCTGGAAAAGAGGAGGCGCTTTCGCCAGAAGAAGGCAAGAGACGAGAGGCGGAGAGAGAAACGCATCGAGATTGAGGAGAACAAGAAGCAAGGAAAat ACCCGGAAGTGCACATCgggctggagaacctgcagCAGTTCCCAGCGTTTGGGTTGCCCCCTGCTGACAGCAGCCCTCCAGTGCACTCAGAGTTTCTATTGCCCCCACCTTCCCCCCTGAGCTCCAGCCCCACATCTG ATGGTGTGAGTCCAGTGTTTCCCTCCCTGAGGGGCCACAGCCCCCCGGCCTGTGTGGGCAGCTTGGAGGATGACTCCCACTGCCCTTCTTTTGCGCAG aTGCTGCGTGATGGCAAGGCCCGGGCAGAAAGCTGGCCCAAGGTCCCCCCGAAGAACG AGGTGCTCCTCGCCCCCCCGGCACCGGACAGCGATGGGGAGAGCGATGGTTCGGATCGGGTCCCAGTGCCCAGCTTCCAGAACTCCTTCAGCCAGGCCTTCGAGGCAGCGCTGCTGCAGCTGGACCATGGCACCCAGGCCCCAGCCGAGCCCGTCCTGCTTGCAG AGGAGAAGGGTggcaagaggaggaagaggaagcagAAGCTCTTGTTCAGCACTTCAATGGTTCACACTAAATAG